The following coding sequences lie in one Asterias amurensis chromosome 18, ASM3211899v1 genomic window:
- the LOC139950508 gene encoding TELO2-interacting protein 1 homolog: MTQSAFERLKPICVHLSKEPTNEGINQLKSLLDAMGEGALQPLQHYVLFPLRLVLRDPRKVPTGCCENAIGCIRQIFLVTTVNEWQVFSDFFSTLCILISEKSNFSKASKHPEELKLAVIQCLETLLKRASNDVLRQLYSPEFLPAVGHAVSLLIALAESERLRELRVTSMTCLQTLAQCREGELMSHVEEARDCFGSFLPGITMSLCRIIQGDQKQGQNVTNIAIKTWSSIVAMVMSDFHSPIQPECHLDKGGAKHAGRDLLIKRTQDWVESTAKKLDILIGQIVTLSTNPNWKIRTALVTFSEELLFSCKRSLSPSIPKLLEVLVSLVGDEYNEVASHSKRILSRFSEAHMRGTDGEEGEDARPLVELLEDNLHSLMTSLPRIMRTSDDTCKLSTLNLVIGYLKLLGPRISSLLNSISHLRRLSLALIQILEFDLRDIKILEETTSGPDGAAFSMEVYQHCPTRRKYFKHFTDDKIYKAVVQVCHLLGLYGNITLLVDHFLDLFHETSSHQKQAVLILNEIMLGSIASPMDDSNKASWEGSACPALRENSEIESAVRNLLQEYTSPSHWYLTTTPSQSESAMTHKGTASWLVVSQREDNSISLAALNSNVLLISLFLEGIGAFSQVLSPAFTMFLMDCLYSVLEKVDDSKSIISQTAYSTLMQMYMSCGYESIPDLLSSNSDYLVESISSGLRHLDMYPKTPLVLKVTLQHSNADMLPLLQDTIDEILVTLDEYHQDVAPMMIDVLKTLVVAIIRWFPEEKKKRSPLEGQQTAEQSVDESQSNNQAVTHQTIKEFFLEHLRLKRLAHGDVREEDIEGSVDDSSGDEVYDCEDEVDKEKELPLHVKTVKEVLSRCLHFLSSSDPRLRLKVLDIIQNGIIALQNYKDELLPLIHRLWPAFVQRFKDTEQLVSCKACEALVTMGDTSGDFIQKRIIKDVWSKLVSFLTTQSNISEKCGPAYRHTPSCKLQLAIFALLGPLCITTGIGGSELATMASACLPYLNARQPEVLQHAAFNVFKTFGSLEPDAMWLALNDIYCPTTLKAPHECFQSHKFVGETHPQRNQYLKNVQKLLDQLNTW, encoded by the exons ATGACACAATCTGCATTTGAGAGGCTGAAGCCAATATGTGTGCATCTCTCCAAAGAACCAACAAATGAAGGAATTAATCAGCTCAAATCTCTCCTTGATGCAATGGGCGAGGGCGCCCTACAGCCTCTTCAACACTATGTTCTCTTTCCATTACGACTAGTTCTAAGAGACCCAAGAAAAGT GCCCACAGGTTGCTGTGAGAATGCTATTGGGTGTATCAGGCAAATATTCTTGGTAACTACAGTAAATGAATGGCAGGTCTTCTCAGATTTCTTTTCCACCCTGTGTATTCTCATCAGTGAAAAGAGTAACTTTAGTAAAG CCTCCAAACACCCAGAAGAATTGAAGCTAGCTGTGATTCAATGCTTGGAGACTTTGTTAAAACGTGCTTCAAATGA tGTTCTAAGGCAGCTGTACAGTCCTGAGTTTTTGCCAGCTGTTGGACACGCTGTGTCACTTCTCATAGCTCTAGCAGAATCTGAGAGATTAAGAGAGTTGAGGGTCACATCCATGACCTGTTTGCAAACGCTGGCTCAGTGTCGAG aGGGTGAGCTGATGAGCCACGTTGAGGAAGCCAGAGATTGTTTTGGTTCGTTCCTACCGGGAATCACAATGTCTCTCTGTAGAATCATCCAGGGGGATCAGAAACAAGGACAG AATGTCACCAAC ATTGCAATCAAAACGTGGTCCTCCATTGTTGCCATGGTAATGAGTGATTTTCACTCACCAATCCAACCTGAGTGTCACTTGGATAAAGGCGGGGCAAAGCACGCAGGAAGAGACTTATTGATTAAGAGAACACAAGATTGGGTAGAGTCAACTGCAAAGAAACTGgacattctgattggtcagatAGTAACGCTATCAACAAATCCAAACTGGAAAATCCGAACTGCATTGGTGACATTTTCAGAAGAGTTGCTCTTCAGTTGTAAAAG ATCCTTATCGCCAAGCATCCCTAAACTCCTTGAGGTCTTGGTATCACTAGTTGGAGATGAATACAATGAGGTTGCCTCTCACAGTAAGAGGATTCTTTCAAGATTCAGTGAGGCTCATATGAGAGGTACAGATGGAGAAGAAGGTGAAGATGCGAGGCCTTTGGTGGAACTCCTTGAAGACAATTTACATTCCTTGATGACATCGTTGCCTCGGATAATGAGAACATCAG ATGATACCTGCAAACTTTCAACATTGAATCTTGTCATTGGATACTTGAAGTTACTAG GTCCAAGGATCTCTTCTCTTCTCAACTCCATCTCACATCTCAGACGTCTCTCTCTGGCCCTTATCCAGATCTTAGAGTTTGACTTACGGGACATCAAGATACTTGAAGAGACAACCTCTGGCCCAG ACGGTGCTGCATTTAGCATGGAGGTTTATCAACATTGCCCAACTAGACGTAAATATTTCAAGCATTTCACAGACGATAAAATCTACAAGGCAGTTGTGCAGGTTTGCCATTTGCTTGGATTGTATG GAAACATCACACTTCTTGTGGACCATTTTCTTGATCTCTTCCACGAGACGTCTTCGCATCAGAAACAAGCAGTCCTCATCTTAAATGAGATCATGCTGGGATCAATAGCATCACCGATGGACGACAGCAACAAGGCATCATGGGAAGGATCGGCTTGTCCAGCCTTGAGGGAAAATTCGGAGATAGAGAGCGCAGTTCG GAATTTACTTCAAGAATACACTTCTCCTTCACATTGGTATCTGACTACAACTCCCAGCCAATCAGAGTCTGCGATGACACATAAAGGCACAGCTAGTTGGCTGGTTGTTTCGCAGCGAGAAGATAACAGCATTTCATTGGCTGCATTGAATAGCAATGTTCTTCTCATCAGTTTATTTTTGGAAGGGATTGGTGCGTTTTCTCAG GTTTTGAGCCCAGCATTCACCATGTTCTTAATGGATTGCCTCTACTCTGTACTGGAGAAAGTTGATGATAGTAAATCCATTATCAG ccAAACAGCGTATTCCACCTTGATGCAAATGTACATGTCATGTGGTTATGAGAGCATTCCAGACCTGCTAAGCTCCAATTCAGACTATCTCGTTGAGTCAATATCATCTGGTCTTAGACATCTTGATATGTACCCTAAGACGCCACTTGTTCTTAAAGTCACACTCCAACATAG TAATGCTGATATGTTACCTCTTCTACAAGACACCATTGATGAG ATTCTAGTGACGTTGGACGAGTATCACCAAGATGTTGCTCCGATGATGATTGATGTCTTGAAGACTCTGGTTGTTGCAATCATCAGATGGTTCCCTGAGGAAAAG AAGAAAAGATCACCATTAGAAGGGCAGCAAACTGCTGAGCAATCAGTAGATGAGTCCCAATCCAACAATCAAGCTGTAACTCATCAAACAATCAAAGAATTCTTCCTTGAACACCTTCGGCTCAAGCGCCTTGCGCATGGTGATGTACGAGAAGAGGATATAGAGGGCAGTGTTGATGATAGCTCTGGTGATGAGGTTTATGATTGTGAGGATGAGGTTGATAAGGAGAAGGAATTACCTCTACATGTTAAGACTGTGAAAGAG gttcTTTCCAGATGTCTCCATTTCCTGTCATCCAGCGACCCACGGCTACGTCTTAAAGTTCTTGACATTATTCAAAATGGCATCATAGCTCTACAAAACTATAAAG ATGAACTGTTGCCACTGATTCACAGACTCTGGCCTGCCTTTGTACAACGTTTCAAGGATACCGagcaactggtatcctgcaaagCCTGTGAGGCACTTGTTACCATGGGGGATACCAGTGGTGATTTTATACAGAAGAGGATCATAAAGGATGTGTGGTCTAAACTGGTGTCCTTTCTTACAACACAATCCAATATCAG tGAGAAGTGTGGTCCAGCTTACAGACATACCCCTTCCTGTAAACTACAACTAGCCATCTTTGCTCTCCTTGGTCCTCTTTGTATTACAACAGGAATAGGAGGCAGTGAGTTAGCTACGATGGCTTCTGCCTGCTTGCCTTACCTGAATGCTAGACAACCTGAGGTCTTACAGCATGCTGCATTCAATGTCTTCAAGACGTTTGGTAGTCTGGAACCTGATGCAATGTGGCTTGCATTAAATGATATCTACTGCCCAACCACTCTCAAGGCACCTCATGAATGCTTTCAGTCACACAAG TTTGTTGGTGAGACTCATCCCCAGAGAAACCAGTACTTGAAGAATGTCCAGAAACTTCTTGATCAACTTAATACTTGGTGA
- the LOC139950509 gene encoding lysosomal amino acid transporter 1 homolog — translation MSLGLDFDPSVWGPHPHPLPDPDVNCTILGGVPWVWHIFHECVVDNVQYAGFFLGLISILCWLVVFLPQFYDAYKTGHMDEAISPVFLFLWLLGDVSNLTGSVLSKQLGTQIAVAYYYIGMDSLVILQFTYYYIKNKRRRQLTEGLQRSYDTCNETKPQNSQVIFGIGSLLIMGGTSWLSLSPWQQQQPTMHDGSWRSGRSLLGVETTICQVPFFGTGKCLFYDDMEIIGYSSGCISAVFYLASRIPQLYKNFKRKSTEGVAVMMFVLTVLGNVFYGLSIIMENTTPVFIVRHLPWLVGSLGTLCFDCIMLLQFRLYRMTDVMSEDEARGLLTPNVRSDDEGFYRN, via the exons ATGTCACTTGGTCTTGACTTTGACCCTTCAGTGTGGGGACCACACCCTCATCCACTCCCCGATCCAGACGTAAACTGTACCATATTAGGAGGTGTACCTTGGGTGTGGCATATATTCCATGAGTGCGTTGTGGATAATGTTCAGTATGCTGGATTCTTTCTGGGTTTAATTTCCATCCTATGCTGGTTGGTGGTGTTTCTTCC ACAATTCTACGATGCTTATAAGACTGGTCATATGGACGAAGCTATTTCACCAGTCTTCCTTTTCTTGTGGTTGCTAGGCGATGTATCTAATCTCACCGGTAGTGTGCTAAGTAAGCAACTTGGTACACAG ATAGCTGTAGCATATTACTACATAGGTATGGATTCGCTAGTCATACTACAGTTTACTTACTACTACATCAAGAATAAAAGAAGGCGGCAGCTCACAGAAG GACTTCAGAGAAGCTATGATACATGTAATGAAACTAAGCCACAAAATAGTCAAGTTATATTCGGCATCGGAAGTCTTCTTATAATGGGTGGAACCAGCTGGTTATCCTTATCACCatggcaacaacaacaaccaacaatGCATGATGGGAGCTGGAGGTCAGGAAGATCACTCCTTGGTGTAGAGACTACTATATGTCAAGTACCGTTCTTTGGAACtggtaaatgtttattttat GATGACATGGAAATAATTGGCTACTCCAGTGGATGTATTTCCGCTGTTTTCTATTTAGCGTCCAGAATACCTCAACTTTATAAGAAT TTCAAACGTAAGTCTACTGAAGGTGTAGCCGTCATGATGTTCGTTCTGACTGTCTTAGGGAATGTATTCTATGGTCTCTCAATCATAATGGAAAATACAACTCCCGTCTTCATCGTACGACATTTACCATGGCTTGTGGGTAGCCTTGGAACACTCTGCTTTGACTGCAtt ATGCTTTTACAGTTCCGTCTGTATAGAATGACTGACGTAATGAGTGAAGACGAAGCAAGAGGACTTCTTACTCCAAATGTTCGATCAGATGATGAAGGGTTCTACAGAAACTGA